One window of Nostoc sp. NIES-3756 genomic DNA carries:
- a CDS encoding SDR family NAD(P)-dependent oxidoreductase, whose translation MKLKDKVAIVTGGSKGIGWGVATVFAQEGAKVVVVARDAQAGEQTAEEIRYKGGQAIFVACDVSNEEQVKATVQKTLDTYGQIDILVNNAGVGIYKSVLDTTSEEWDRCLSIDLKSVFLCSKYVIPHMQTLGKGAIINMSSVHSRSTVGSVAPYVASKGGITALTRNMAIDYGPVIRVNTISPGWVLTPLIQGIFDSSDRPAEKQRLIEERQVMKRIGTPEDIGYAAAFLASDEASFITGTELFVDGGLTAQLEETW comes from the coding sequence ATGAAACTTAAAGATAAAGTTGCTATTGTTACAGGTGGTTCTAAGGGTATTGGTTGGGGCGTGGCTACAGTTTTCGCGCAAGAAGGCGCTAAAGTTGTGGTTGTGGCGCGTGATGCTCAAGCGGGAGAACAGACGGCTGAGGAAATTCGTTACAAGGGTGGACAAGCTATTTTCGTTGCTTGCGATGTCTCCAACGAGGAGCAAGTCAAAGCAACGGTGCAGAAAACCCTTGATACTTATGGGCAGATAGATATTCTAGTTAATAATGCTGGTGTAGGGATTTATAAGTCGGTGTTAGATACTACCAGCGAAGAATGGGATCGTTGTTTATCTATTGACCTCAAGAGTGTATTCCTCTGCTCCAAGTATGTCATCCCTCACATGCAAACATTGGGCAAAGGTGCAATCATCAATATGTCTTCAGTACACTCTCGTTCTACAGTCGGTTCAGTTGCACCTTATGTCGCCTCCAAAGGTGGAATTACAGCTTTAACTCGTAACATGGCAATTGATTACGGCCCAGTCATCCGAGTTAATACCATTTCCCCAGGCTGGGTGCTGACACCTTTAATTCAAGGCATCTTCGATAGTAGCGATCGCCCAGCCGAAAAGCAACGCCTGATTGAAGAAAGACAAGTCATGAAGCGTATCGGCACACCAGAAGATATCGGTTACGCTGCAGCCTTCCTAGCCAGCGATGAAGCCTCTTTCATCACAGGTACAGAGCTTTTTGTAGACGGTGGTTTAACAGCTCAACTTGAAGAAACTTGGTAG
- a CDS encoding VOC family protein, translated as MLEGLFHCNINVTDLDRSILFYEMLGFKVIVDFREGMSSPELATALGLSQAQLRGVHLSVGDDPNLTRIDLVEFQNPRTEGRPYTHLHHTGINRVSIRTTSLHQTYRELKAKRVNFFSEPVTLPGTTFTFVCFTDPDGTVLQLVEGSLSPATKANDPTWGELHLSLVE; from the coding sequence ATGCTAGAAGGCTTATTTCACTGCAACATTAACGTCACCGATTTAGATCGCTCGATATTATTCTACGAAATGCTGGGATTCAAGGTAATCGTAGACTTCCGCGAAGGTATGAGTAGCCCAGAATTAGCCACAGCTTTGGGATTATCTCAAGCTCAACTCAGAGGCGTACATCTCAGCGTAGGAGATGACCCAAACCTAACCCGCATCGACCTTGTAGAGTTCCAAAACCCCCGCACAGAAGGACGACCTTACACCCATCTCCACCACACAGGAATTAATCGTGTTTCGATTCGTACTACCAGTCTCCACCAAACATACAGGGAACTCAAAGCCAAGAGAGTAAACTTCTTCTCCGAACCAGTCACACTACCAGGCACAACCTTCACCTTTGTTTGTTTCACTGACCCCGATGGCACTGTACTACAACTGGTTGAAGGCAGTTTATCACCAGCAACTAAAGCCAATGATCCCACTTGGGGAGAACTTCATCTGAGTTTGGTTGAGTAA
- a CDS encoding DoxX family protein yields MAIQDLFPPIIDGFQGWGLLVARLIWGTVIVLYGWRMVKNPLHWMDRGGKPSGFPAFLQAIGALTIFGGGIAIIAGFLTPLAALGLAGAMAVALWLHISHGEPLIKPQPDAPGDSYEASLVYLAIALLFLLTGPGHLSLDSLLFK; encoded by the coding sequence ATGGCAATACAAGATTTATTTCCACCAATCATCGACGGTTTTCAAGGATGGGGTCTTTTAGTTGCCAGACTCATCTGGGGTACAGTAATCGTACTTTACGGATGGCGAATGGTAAAAAATCCTCTGCATTGGATGGACAGAGGCGGTAAACCTTCCGGCTTTCCAGCATTTCTACAAGCCATCGGAGCATTAACAATTTTTGGCGGAGGAATTGCCATCATCGCCGGATTTCTCACACCACTAGCCGCCCTTGGACTTGCAGGCGCAATGGCAGTTGCCCTATGGCTGCACATATCACATGGCGAACCCCTAATTAAACCCCAACCAGATGCCCCAGGCGATTCTTACGAAGCATCACTAGTATACCTAGCGATCGCCCTCCTTTTCCTCCTCACAGGCCCCGGTCATCTCTCCTTAGACTCTCTTCTCTTCAAATAA